One window from the genome of Tachysurus vachellii isolate PV-2020 chromosome 5, HZAU_Pvac_v1, whole genome shotgun sequence encodes:
- the arnt gene encoding aryl hydrocarbon receptor nuclear translocator isoform X3 codes for MASSNPDMPDVPNLGMSVPAGSHASAGALVPKSSNKRSAASDYEDDDGGKLFRCDDETGNSNDKERFARENHSEIERRRRNKMTAYITELSEMVPTCSALARKPDKLTILRMAVSHMKTLKGSGNTGTDGAYKPSFLTDQELKHLILEAADGFLFVVSCESGRVVYVSDSVTPVLNQTQSDWLGSSLYDQLHPDDKDKLREQLSTTENNNSGRMLDLKTGTVKKEGSQSSVRMSMGARRSFICRMRCGTTPVDPMSMNRLSILKSRNRSGLGPAKEGEPQYVVVHCTGYIRSWPPTGVSLSEEECETGQGNRYCLVAIGRLQVTCCPSDNNMSTITVPVEFISRHNCQGMFTFVDHRCLATVGYQPQELLGKNFLDLAHPEDQGLLRDSLQQVVKLRGQVLSVMFRFCTKSGEWILMRTSSFTFQNPFSEEIEYIICTNTNVKQLQQQQQAEMEGGGREEIYEAGQVALPQVAVPPVGPDPNHSKVLSSSAPPTGQQVYSPASFSTNPRANEPFRQAPLATQMLSHMSRQSAPSGLPVNSTSPVQTQNANPATPAAWAQPRAPFSTQAGKSQSPQFSVGNFNAPPSSSASSSFGQMGGASANVAANTSNYSQMNARNHQSTNGYGDVSQSGQQFSSRPPEAAAWQQWQTQPHPHNSADTHPHIQNSQPEMFNDVLSMLDSSANFSNEDFTEMPMFPPFPE; via the exons ATGGCGTCTTCTAATCCAG ACATGCCTGATGTGCCCAATCTGGGAATGTCAGTGCCAGCCGGATCTCACGCCAGCGCCGGAGCCCTCGTGCCGAAGAGCAGCAACAAACGCTCTGCCGC CTCCGActatgaagatgatgatggaggGAAGCTCTTCAG GTGTGACGATGAAACTGGCAACTCTAATGACAAGGAGCGGTTCGCCAG GGAAAACCACAGCGAGATCGAGCGACGCAGACGCAACAAGATGACCGCCTACATCACAGAGCTGTCGGAGATGGTGCCCACGTGCAGCGCGTTGGCACGGAAACCGGACAAGCTCACCATTCTGCGCATGGCTGTGTCTCATATGAAGACTCTGAAGGGCAGCGGCAACACTGGAACAGACGGCGCATACAAACCATCTTTCCTTACAGATCAG GAGTTGAAGCACCTGATACTGGAGGCAGCAGACGGTTTCCTCTTTGTGGTGTCGTGTGAGAGCGGCCGTGTGGTATACGTGTCCGACTCGGTCACGCCAGTGTTGAATCAGACGCAGTCCGATTGGCTCGGCTCGTCTCTGTACGATCAGCTCCACCCCGATGATAAGGACAAACTCAGAGAACAGCTGTCCACCACTGAGAACAACAACAGTG GCCGCATGCTGGATCTGAAGACAGGCACGGTGAAGAAGGAGGGAAGCCAGTCGTCCGTGAGAATGAGCATGGGGGCGCGACGCTCGTTTATCTGCAGAATGAG GTGTGGTACGACTCCTGTGGATCCCATGAGCATGAACAGACTCAGCATTCTAAAGAGCAGAAACAG GAGCGGCTTGGGTCCTGCTAAAGAAGGAGAGCCTCAGTACGTGGTGGTGCATTGCACAGGATATATCCGGTCCTGGCCTcctacag GTGTTTCTCTGTCTGAAGAGGAGTGTGAGACCGGACAGGGCAACCGCTACTGTCTAGTTGCTATAGGAAGGCTGCag GTGACGTGTTGCCCCAGTGACAACAACATGAGCACGATCACTGTACCGGTGGAGTTTATCTCTCGGCACAACTGTCAGGGGATGTTTACGTTCGTGGATCATCGCTGCCTGGCTACAGTAGGCTACCAGCCACAG gaACTCCTGGGAAAGAACTTTCTAGACTTGGCTCATCCTGAAGACCAGGGACTCCTGAGGGACAGCCTCCAGCAG GTGGTCAAGCTCCGGGGACAGGTTCTGTCCGTGATGTTTCGCTTCTGCACGAAATCAGGCGAGTGGATCCTGATGCGGACGAGCTCCTTCACTTTCCAGAATCCCTTCTCGGAGGAGATCGAATACATCATCTGTACCAACACTAATGTCAA GCAGcttcagcaacaacaacagGCTGAGATGGAGggtggagggagagaggaaatcTATGAGGCCGGACAGGTGGCCCTTCCTCAG GTTGCAGTGCCGCCAGTAGGACCAGATCCAA ATCATTCTAAGGTTTTGTCCTCCAGTGCACCCCCTACTGGACAGCAGGTTTATAGTCCTGCCTCATTCAGCACTAACCCACGTGCTAATGAGCCCTTCAG GCAAGCTCCATTAGCAACCCAGATGTTGTCCCACATGTCACGTCAGAGCGCCCCCTCTGGTCTCCCTGTGAACAGCACCAGCCCAGTTCAGACCCAGAATGCAAACCCTGCAACCCCTGCTGCATGGGCTCAGCCACGGGCTCCTTTCAGCACACAG GCAGGGAAGAGTCAGTCACCTCAATTTTCAGTGGGAAATTTTAACGCCCCCCCTTCCTCCTCTGCATCCTCCTCTTTTGGGCAAATGGGCGGAGCCTCAGCAAATGTAGCAGCCAACACGAGTAATTACTCTCAGATGAACGCCCGCAATCACCAGTCCACTAACGGATACG GTGATGTGAGTCAGTCAGGGCAGCAGTTCTCCTCCAGACCACCAGAGGCAGCAGCGTGGCAGCAGTGGCAAACTCAACCGCATCCACACAACTCAGCAGACACACATCCTCATATACAGAACAGCCAACCTGAGATGTTTAAC GATGTTTTGTCCATGTTGGATTCATCTGCGAACTTCAGCAACGAAGACTTCACCGAAATGCCCATGTTCCCTCCATTTCCTGAGTGA
- the arnt gene encoding aryl hydrocarbon receptor nuclear translocator isoform X1 → MASSNPDMPDVPNLGMSVPAGSHASAGALVPKSSNKRSAASDYEDDDGGKLFRCDDETGNSNDKERFARENHSEIERRRRNKMTAYITELSEMVPTCSALARKPDKLTILRMAVSHMKTLKGSGNTGTDGAYKPSFLTDQELKHLILEAADGFLFVVSCESGRVVYVSDSVTPVLNQTQSDWLGSSLYDQLHPDDKDKLREQLSTTENNNSGRMLDLKTGTVKKEGSQSSVRMSMGARRSFICRMRCGTTPVDPMSMNRLSILKSRNRSGLGPAKEGEPQYVVVHCTGYIRSWPPTGVSLSEEECETGQGNRYCLVAIGRLQVTCCPSDNNMSTITVPVEFISRHNCQGMFTFVDHRCLATVGYQPQELLGKNFLDLAHPEDQGLLRDSLQQVVKLRGQVLSVMFRFCTKSGEWILMRTSSFTFQNPFSEEIEYIICTNTNVNKAPNQDSLPPLSSPRGALPAPLGQNSPSCPPASSPGQAKHSRQLQQQQQAEMEGGGREEIYEAGQVALPQVAVPPVGPDPNHSKVLSSSAPPTGQQVYSPASFSTNPRANEPFRQAPLATQMLSHMSRQSAPSGLPVNSTSPVQTQNANPATPAAWAQPRAPFSTQAGKSQSPQFSVGNFNAPPSSSASSSFGQMGGASANVAANTSNYSQMNARNHQSTNGYGDVSQSGQQFSSRPPEAAAWQQWQTQPHPHNSADTHPHIQNSQPEMFNDVLSMLDSSANFSNEDFTEMPMFPPFPE, encoded by the exons ATGGCGTCTTCTAATCCAG ACATGCCTGATGTGCCCAATCTGGGAATGTCAGTGCCAGCCGGATCTCACGCCAGCGCCGGAGCCCTCGTGCCGAAGAGCAGCAACAAACGCTCTGCCGC CTCCGActatgaagatgatgatggaggGAAGCTCTTCAG GTGTGACGATGAAACTGGCAACTCTAATGACAAGGAGCGGTTCGCCAG GGAAAACCACAGCGAGATCGAGCGACGCAGACGCAACAAGATGACCGCCTACATCACAGAGCTGTCGGAGATGGTGCCCACGTGCAGCGCGTTGGCACGGAAACCGGACAAGCTCACCATTCTGCGCATGGCTGTGTCTCATATGAAGACTCTGAAGGGCAGCGGCAACACTGGAACAGACGGCGCATACAAACCATCTTTCCTTACAGATCAG GAGTTGAAGCACCTGATACTGGAGGCAGCAGACGGTTTCCTCTTTGTGGTGTCGTGTGAGAGCGGCCGTGTGGTATACGTGTCCGACTCGGTCACGCCAGTGTTGAATCAGACGCAGTCCGATTGGCTCGGCTCGTCTCTGTACGATCAGCTCCACCCCGATGATAAGGACAAACTCAGAGAACAGCTGTCCACCACTGAGAACAACAACAGTG GCCGCATGCTGGATCTGAAGACAGGCACGGTGAAGAAGGAGGGAAGCCAGTCGTCCGTGAGAATGAGCATGGGGGCGCGACGCTCGTTTATCTGCAGAATGAG GTGTGGTACGACTCCTGTGGATCCCATGAGCATGAACAGACTCAGCATTCTAAAGAGCAGAAACAG GAGCGGCTTGGGTCCTGCTAAAGAAGGAGAGCCTCAGTACGTGGTGGTGCATTGCACAGGATATATCCGGTCCTGGCCTcctacag GTGTTTCTCTGTCTGAAGAGGAGTGTGAGACCGGACAGGGCAACCGCTACTGTCTAGTTGCTATAGGAAGGCTGCag GTGACGTGTTGCCCCAGTGACAACAACATGAGCACGATCACTGTACCGGTGGAGTTTATCTCTCGGCACAACTGTCAGGGGATGTTTACGTTCGTGGATCATCGCTGCCTGGCTACAGTAGGCTACCAGCCACAG gaACTCCTGGGAAAGAACTTTCTAGACTTGGCTCATCCTGAAGACCAGGGACTCCTGAGGGACAGCCTCCAGCAG GTGGTCAAGCTCCGGGGACAGGTTCTGTCCGTGATGTTTCGCTTCTGCACGAAATCAGGCGAGTGGATCCTGATGCGGACGAGCTCCTTCACTTTCCAGAATCCCTTCTCGGAGGAGATCGAATACATCATCTGTACCAACACTAATGTCAA TAAAGCTCCGAATCAGgactctctcccccctctgtcCTCCCCCAGGGGGGCATTACCTGCCCCTCTGGGGCAGAACAGCCCCAGCTGCCCCCCAGCCTCCAGCCCGGGGCAAGCAAAACATAGCAG GCAGcttcagcaacaacaacagGCTGAGATGGAGggtggagggagagaggaaatcTATGAGGCCGGACAGGTGGCCCTTCCTCAG GTTGCAGTGCCGCCAGTAGGACCAGATCCAA ATCATTCTAAGGTTTTGTCCTCCAGTGCACCCCCTACTGGACAGCAGGTTTATAGTCCTGCCTCATTCAGCACTAACCCACGTGCTAATGAGCCCTTCAG GCAAGCTCCATTAGCAACCCAGATGTTGTCCCACATGTCACGTCAGAGCGCCCCCTCTGGTCTCCCTGTGAACAGCACCAGCCCAGTTCAGACCCAGAATGCAAACCCTGCAACCCCTGCTGCATGGGCTCAGCCACGGGCTCCTTTCAGCACACAG GCAGGGAAGAGTCAGTCACCTCAATTTTCAGTGGGAAATTTTAACGCCCCCCCTTCCTCCTCTGCATCCTCCTCTTTTGGGCAAATGGGCGGAGCCTCAGCAAATGTAGCAGCCAACACGAGTAATTACTCTCAGATGAACGCCCGCAATCACCAGTCCACTAACGGATACG GTGATGTGAGTCAGTCAGGGCAGCAGTTCTCCTCCAGACCACCAGAGGCAGCAGCGTGGCAGCAGTGGCAAACTCAACCGCATCCACACAACTCAGCAGACACACATCCTCATATACAGAACAGCCAACCTGAGATGTTTAAC GATGTTTTGTCCATGTTGGATTCATCTGCGAACTTCAGCAACGAAGACTTCACCGAAATGCCCATGTTCCCTCCATTTCCTGAGTGA
- the arnt gene encoding aryl hydrocarbon receptor nuclear translocator isoform X2 — translation MASSNPDMPDVPNLGMSVPAGSHASAGALVPKSSNKRSAASDYEDDDGGKLFRENHSEIERRRRNKMTAYITELSEMVPTCSALARKPDKLTILRMAVSHMKTLKGSGNTGTDGAYKPSFLTDQELKHLILEAADGFLFVVSCESGRVVYVSDSVTPVLNQTQSDWLGSSLYDQLHPDDKDKLREQLSTTENNNSGRMLDLKTGTVKKEGSQSSVRMSMGARRSFICRMRCGTTPVDPMSMNRLSILKSRNRSGLGPAKEGEPQYVVVHCTGYIRSWPPTGVSLSEEECETGQGNRYCLVAIGRLQVTCCPSDNNMSTITVPVEFISRHNCQGMFTFVDHRCLATVGYQPQELLGKNFLDLAHPEDQGLLRDSLQQVVKLRGQVLSVMFRFCTKSGEWILMRTSSFTFQNPFSEEIEYIICTNTNVNKAPNQDSLPPLSSPRGALPAPLGQNSPSCPPASSPGQAKHSRQLQQQQQAEMEGGGREEIYEAGQVALPQVAVPPVGPDPNHSKVLSSSAPPTGQQVYSPASFSTNPRANEPFRQAPLATQMLSHMSRQSAPSGLPVNSTSPVQTQNANPATPAAWAQPRAPFSTQAGKSQSPQFSVGNFNAPPSSSASSSFGQMGGASANVAANTSNYSQMNARNHQSTNGYGDVSQSGQQFSSRPPEAAAWQQWQTQPHPHNSADTHPHIQNSQPEMFNDVLSMLDSSANFSNEDFTEMPMFPPFPE, via the exons ATGGCGTCTTCTAATCCAG ACATGCCTGATGTGCCCAATCTGGGAATGTCAGTGCCAGCCGGATCTCACGCCAGCGCCGGAGCCCTCGTGCCGAAGAGCAGCAACAAACGCTCTGCCGC CTCCGActatgaagatgatgatggaggGAAGCTCTTCAG GGAAAACCACAGCGAGATCGAGCGACGCAGACGCAACAAGATGACCGCCTACATCACAGAGCTGTCGGAGATGGTGCCCACGTGCAGCGCGTTGGCACGGAAACCGGACAAGCTCACCATTCTGCGCATGGCTGTGTCTCATATGAAGACTCTGAAGGGCAGCGGCAACACTGGAACAGACGGCGCATACAAACCATCTTTCCTTACAGATCAG GAGTTGAAGCACCTGATACTGGAGGCAGCAGACGGTTTCCTCTTTGTGGTGTCGTGTGAGAGCGGCCGTGTGGTATACGTGTCCGACTCGGTCACGCCAGTGTTGAATCAGACGCAGTCCGATTGGCTCGGCTCGTCTCTGTACGATCAGCTCCACCCCGATGATAAGGACAAACTCAGAGAACAGCTGTCCACCACTGAGAACAACAACAGTG GCCGCATGCTGGATCTGAAGACAGGCACGGTGAAGAAGGAGGGAAGCCAGTCGTCCGTGAGAATGAGCATGGGGGCGCGACGCTCGTTTATCTGCAGAATGAG GTGTGGTACGACTCCTGTGGATCCCATGAGCATGAACAGACTCAGCATTCTAAAGAGCAGAAACAG GAGCGGCTTGGGTCCTGCTAAAGAAGGAGAGCCTCAGTACGTGGTGGTGCATTGCACAGGATATATCCGGTCCTGGCCTcctacag GTGTTTCTCTGTCTGAAGAGGAGTGTGAGACCGGACAGGGCAACCGCTACTGTCTAGTTGCTATAGGAAGGCTGCag GTGACGTGTTGCCCCAGTGACAACAACATGAGCACGATCACTGTACCGGTGGAGTTTATCTCTCGGCACAACTGTCAGGGGATGTTTACGTTCGTGGATCATCGCTGCCTGGCTACAGTAGGCTACCAGCCACAG gaACTCCTGGGAAAGAACTTTCTAGACTTGGCTCATCCTGAAGACCAGGGACTCCTGAGGGACAGCCTCCAGCAG GTGGTCAAGCTCCGGGGACAGGTTCTGTCCGTGATGTTTCGCTTCTGCACGAAATCAGGCGAGTGGATCCTGATGCGGACGAGCTCCTTCACTTTCCAGAATCCCTTCTCGGAGGAGATCGAATACATCATCTGTACCAACACTAATGTCAA TAAAGCTCCGAATCAGgactctctcccccctctgtcCTCCCCCAGGGGGGCATTACCTGCCCCTCTGGGGCAGAACAGCCCCAGCTGCCCCCCAGCCTCCAGCCCGGGGCAAGCAAAACATAGCAG GCAGcttcagcaacaacaacagGCTGAGATGGAGggtggagggagagaggaaatcTATGAGGCCGGACAGGTGGCCCTTCCTCAG GTTGCAGTGCCGCCAGTAGGACCAGATCCAA ATCATTCTAAGGTTTTGTCCTCCAGTGCACCCCCTACTGGACAGCAGGTTTATAGTCCTGCCTCATTCAGCACTAACCCACGTGCTAATGAGCCCTTCAG GCAAGCTCCATTAGCAACCCAGATGTTGTCCCACATGTCACGTCAGAGCGCCCCCTCTGGTCTCCCTGTGAACAGCACCAGCCCAGTTCAGACCCAGAATGCAAACCCTGCAACCCCTGCTGCATGGGCTCAGCCACGGGCTCCTTTCAGCACACAG GCAGGGAAGAGTCAGTCACCTCAATTTTCAGTGGGAAATTTTAACGCCCCCCCTTCCTCCTCTGCATCCTCCTCTTTTGGGCAAATGGGCGGAGCCTCAGCAAATGTAGCAGCCAACACGAGTAATTACTCTCAGATGAACGCCCGCAATCACCAGTCCACTAACGGATACG GTGATGTGAGTCAGTCAGGGCAGCAGTTCTCCTCCAGACCACCAGAGGCAGCAGCGTGGCAGCAGTGGCAAACTCAACCGCATCCACACAACTCAGCAGACACACATCCTCATATACAGAACAGCCAACCTGAGATGTTTAAC GATGTTTTGTCCATGTTGGATTCATCTGCGAACTTCAGCAACGAAGACTTCACCGAAATGCCCATGTTCCCTCCATTTCCTGAGTGA
- the LOC132846383 gene encoding cortexin domain-containing 1 protein-like: MAVLPAESWLEVDVDLGFAIFFFLLLCVLLLFSIVRCIQIVLDPYSAVSISIYQEEQEE; this comes from the coding sequence ATGGCTGTTCTTCCTGCTGAGTCATGGCTAGAAGTGGACGTGGATTTGGGCTTcgctatttttttcttcttgcttCTCTGTGTGTTACTGCTTTTCAGCATAGTGCGCTGCATTCAAATCGTACTCGATCCCTACAGCGCCGTTTCCATCTCCATCTATCAGGAGGAACAGGAAGAATGA